The Anaerolineae bacterium genome includes the window CCCTTTGCCCCTATAACTGTATCAAGGCCGGTGAGGGCTTTCCTGCGTTGTGCTCTCCACACGGCGGAAAGGGCGAAAAGGAAAAAGGCCAAAAAGCCAGTAGTCATCAGAGCTATGAGCCACCAGGATACCCTGACAGAAGGCATCGCCGGGGAAACCGTGGGCCATGGGCTGAAAAGCATGAGGGAACCCAGGACAAAGGCGATTGCTCCGCCAATACTTAAGGCAAATCCCGTCACTTTAAGGTCCACAAGGAAAAGGATTATGGCCAGGATTATGAGGGCGATTCCTCCCCAGTTAACCGGAAGGCTCCCCAGGGCGACAAAGGCCAGTATGAGACAGATTATCCCTGTAATCCCGGGGATGAAAGTTCCGGGGTTGTAGAATTCAGCCATCAGAGCCAGAATCCCCAGGGATAAAAGGATGTAAGCCACGTCCGGATTGACAAGGGAGTGGAGTAAATCGTCGGTCCAGCTCATCCTCACTCTTTCTATAGGAGCTCCTGCAGTAGCGATGGAAACTTCCCTATCTTTAACCTTTACCTTTCTCCCGTCTATGAGGCGGAGGAGCTCTGGCAGGTCTGCGGCGATTAAATCAACCACCTTTTTCTCCAGGGCCTCCTGTGCCGTTAAGGAGGCGCTTTCTCTGACGGCTTGTTCAGCCCATTCGGCGTTGCGGCCTCTTTCCTGAGCTATAGCCCTTATGTAGGCGGCAGCATCCTG containing:
- a CDS encoding nodulation protein NfeD; translation: MKARLLILALILALLSLVPVEAAGQKVYVANVKGIIDPFVARYVRQAVEAATREGANCLIIELDTPGGTDTAMREIVQTIMNSEVPVVVYVSPPGARAASAGLFITMAAHVAAMAPGTNIGAAHPVGLMEPLTGTLETKITQDAAAYIRAIAQERGRNAEWAEQAVRESASLTAQEALEKKVVDLIAADLPELLRLIDGRKVKVKDREVSIATAGAPIERVRMSWTDDLLHSLVNPDVAYILLSLGILALMAEFYNPGTFIPGITGIICLILAFVALGSLPVNWGGIALIILAIILFLVDLKVTGFALSIGGAIAFVLGSLMLFSPWPTVSPAMPSVRVSWWLIALMTTGFLAFFLFALSAVWRAQRRKALTGLDTVIGAKGWATSDLNPMGTVLVKSEEWTAEAMEPPILKGESIEVVKRDGIRLIVRKSQER